The window TCTAATTGTGCttaggaaaaaaaaggaaaattacaTTTGCAATGGTCACTTTTTCATTGAACTGTTAACAAAATTATAAGTACAGTAAGAGTAAGAGGCAGATTAACTTTTGGCCTTTCTACTTCACTGAGATTCAGTTTTTTATCGCTTTGATTCATACAACCAAAGAAAAGATCCACTTAGTGTTGGACAATTGAGACTTCTAAATCCAAAGGGAAGACTAATACTCCATACGAACCAAATCTTTACAAAATCTAAATGAAcataatcatgatttaaatacaTTATTCTTTCACTTCACTTAACTTATATAGCATTTGCACATTAGAGCTCATCAATTGAGGAGTTTGGCATGACCTAAAAGAACTTAAATAATCCACAGGTTGTGCCAATAATTTTGGGGAAAATCCAGAAACCATTGGCCTATTAACAGCAGCTTGTTCCAAAGATTTGAgttgttttttcaaaaacttaacATAATGAACAGCCTCATCTAACATTGAAGCTGTGTCCATTTTTGTACCACCAGGAACAAGTCTCTGCAATATCCTTATCCTCTCGCTTATTTTTTCCCTTCGATGCCTAGCTGCAACGCTCTGTGGATCCTTCGATATCTTAGCGTTCTTTCTCTTCGGCGGTTTTACTGATTCTGGATCAATGTGGATAGGTTGCATCATCGCCATACGAAAAACCATCTCCCTCATTGCATCCATTGAACTCCGTTTCTCAATATCAAGAGTCTCGTCGTGCATTGATAAAAGATGTGGCGTGTTATGTTCATCGATTGAGTTGGACATGAAGGACAAAGAGAGAGGTGAAGTTGTCATCATATAATTAGAGTTGTGAATTGGTAGAATTTGAGTCATTTCAATGTTGTTTATGGATTGTGTAATATCATGTAAATCCATGGTTTTTGAGAACTATATATGCTAGAATAGAAAGATATATAGAAATGTTGGGAATGAAGAAAATATTGGAAAGAACAAAAGGATGTTAAATATTCAAGGGATATCAGAAGAAGATTTTCCTATGAGCATAGCATGGGGATGTCAGTGATATATGCCTATTTATATTGCAAGTTGTGACCTACTCCTATGTTTATATATTTACTAAATATCCACTATTACCAAACAATGCACAAACGATAAACATCACTCTAGAAGTTTATATATTCATTATTCTTCTTTACAATATAAGCATGAAGTAAAGAAAGAATAAAGCGTCAATCAGATACTTATAAGGTCAGCTATATAAATTCTCATTATTCATGTCATTTTATTTCATACTCATCTTAGTCCAATATTACATATGATGTAATGCGTGTATCTAGGTGAGCACGTCATAACGTATATTATGTTGTGAGGTTTCGCTATTACCTGACTAATTTTACGCTAGTTATACCTCAACCTTCAACAATTCTTCTCCTTTATTCGCGTTTGGAACCACcgatatatatataaacatacgTAAGCTCAAACATGCGGAGCTATAACCATGAAGTGCATGAGTAGTAATATGTCAATTTTGATGATAATTCCAAAGGAAGAATAACTTCAAATAGCTTAAGATCAAAATGAATGAATGAGGGCTAGAATTACATAGACATTTAAGAAATAGGGTAGTCCGGTGCaataagctcccgctatgcgcatGGTCCGGAGAAGGGCCGGACCACTAGGGTCTATTGTACGTACACAGTTTTATCCTGTATTTCTGTAAGAGcatgtttccacggctcgaatctgtgacctcctggtcacatgacagtaATTTTACCGGTTATGTCAAGGCTCCCCTCGTACATATAAAAAATAAAGGGATATAATTCCATACATAAATTGAGGAGTGCCCAGATCAGATCAAAGAAGAGGAAAGTAAATGAATAAGGTGCATGAACCAAAATCAACCCATCACTCAAAGAGTTAAACCAGTTATGGTCCCGAGTGAAAAGCTATAGCTTTGCCATGAAAATTAACTTGAGAAAAACTCGAAAGGTAACCCCACAAATCACATGACATATGTCAGAAGGATAACAACTCTGGTTTCAGAAGTGGGGTAGCAAAGGAAAGATCAACTTACCTGTAAAGTAGAGAGTATTTCTAGTTTTGGATATAAATTTAATAACGTAAAGAATATTTACACTACCATAATTTTATCATGTCGTTGTAGCATGTAACATGTAGCGAAACCAAAAATTTTATAAAAGGTGttcaatatttaatatatatCCGTAAAAAGTAATTTTTGACCTACGTGCatgatataatttttatatactcACTACAATTTTCCAATGAAGAATGACTCTATGTGGCTATGCCACTACATGTACCTTGtcttatttttttatattcttgGTCTTACTTTTTACAAATGGTTACATGTAAGTATCGAGGGGGACttttggcgtaactggtaaagttgctgatATGTGACCGGAAGATCATAAGTTCGAGccatggaaacaacctcttgcagaaatgcagggtaaggtccGGCGCTTCTCGGGACCCCAcgcatagcaggagcttagtaCACTGAACTGTCCTTTTTACACGTAAGTATCATTTAAGCAATCCGATAACGTAAAAATTTGTTTACATTAAATTGGTGTATTTTAACTTTCAATCTGGCACCCATCCTGCATACCTGCTGCAACTGCATTTCTGTAATAATGCTTCCATATGGCACTCATCTCGATCCAGATTTTGGAAGTTTTGAGGAGTTTACTTGCACCGACTCTCTGTGTTGAATCACATGACATGCTTGAAATTAACTTCTCTAGGTAACTATCTAAAGGCCTGACTGCCTCAGGTGAATCATTAACTCAGACCCCAATTGAGTTTACGTGTTATATACACACTGACGATCCAGAAATATTTTTTGTTGTAATTCCACTTATTGCAGtaggttgtttatcttattttacAGGcaattaattttagttattatGCAAAGTTTGGTGTAGTTATCTTTGTAGTAATTTGATAATGTAAAAGTTCTCGTACAATATTAGTGATTAGAGGTTAACGTCAATCATGAAATTCTTATTGTTGCCTGTTGGCGCACCCATGAAAATATGTTTATTACTACACGCCTGGAATGCTCAGTTAGAATATCCATAAACTATTGTTTCCTTATATGATTTTAGCGGTCCTCAACGTGAGCTAGCTTTTAGGTTAATTCGGTTCAAGATCTAGTATTTTCAAATGGTGTTAGAGTCGGACCTATTTTTGTTCTTGATTTATCTAATGTTGGACTATGAGTTATATTGTGTCAATGCACCAAATGTCTAGTCATGGACATGCGAGGTGTACATGATTTTAGGTAAGTGGTGTCATAATTTGAAGAAATGGACAAATTCATTATAATGACAAGTGGTGAAATTTTTATACGTATCcccatattttcatttttcttataaatatttattaaaaattttcGACCAAACAATATCCCGTGATACCTCATGATATAAGGTAGACATGCCCCAGAGTGTTCATCCCATATCGGTTAAAGAAATTGATGTCGTCTCGTTATATAGTCTTGAAGAACTCTCATTGTATGATTCAACTTTTGAAATTTAGTTAGGACTAATATCCATTTTCTCGGATGCTCTGCGAATAAATGCCAGAAATAGCAGCAACAAAATCAAAATGGGGCCTGAGTACTTTGGTTTGGATTCAGTAATAGCTTATATAATAGGATAAATAATTTTATCAAGATGACCTCCGCAACATCCTAATGTAGCAGAGTAGCAGTCAATAATTTGATCAACATGACAAAAGGAAATTTAAATGTTCCAACCCGTTGTTGTTGGTTCTAGTGTTCTATATGATTTCTTTGTATTGTGCAACAATATTAGACAGTCGACACTGCCCTACAATCCTAATAGTATGTCATATGAGGAACTTTTATATCAAGTTTTTAAATCCTTTCATCAGTATATTAGATAACATGTAGTAAAAATTTATAATATTGCTCTGCTAGTGGTTACAAGAtaactttgttttttcttttttatttcggGAAAAGGTATAAAAACTTTCTAGACTTGTCTGATATTTTTCAGTTATACACATATTTTTTTGTGAGGATTCTATGAAATGTGAATCGTCTGTAGGTTCTGTATACAGGTAAAATGGGGCTCGCCCGATTTTGTCATTAATTCGAGGTCAGAGAACTGCATCGAGGGTCAGTCTCGTAATGGATCAGGCCTGAGCACAAAGACAAGGTACCGAGTTCGGAGATCGAGATACCCATCGAGATCGAAGGTCCCCGACGATCGAGACCAGGTGTGATCAGCTTTGAGCGGAATGCAATAACGGAAAGGCGAAATATTTGTAATCGGTCGGAGATCACGGCgaaaatctcggaacggatcaaatcaagggcggttatttgtatcaatcatgagatttacttccgtaattagaattgtaccataattAGGATTCCTCTAGTAAATAAAGAAGGGTCCTCATCATTTGTAAACACTTTACATTCATActtatcaaagcaatataatattTCTCTATTGTTCATCATTTTATTGTTCTTTAATTGTTCTTGCATTACTACTCTCGAGGGTTCATCAATTCGGGGATACTGTCCAAACATCGGTTTATTTTATATTCTTGTCAATTCCATCACTTATCTCTAAATtaatcaattggtattaagtgaaatcacgtgtccttaaaatcACATTACAAGTGTAATTGTTACtcgatttttagggtaaacagtttgccacccaccgtggggctaaggataatagtgattgcttaatattAGCCTTCGTAACACACATTACTTTTACACCTATTCTCGTAAGTGTTTTTGATTTCAGGAATCAACATCTCAAACTCTCAAGCGGTGCCCGCTCACACTGATACCGGCCTTGGTCTTCATGGCGAAAATGAACAAGTAGTCGCCCCGGGAAACGGAGTGCCTCCAATTAATCCCGACGCACCATAGGTCGTGGATCCAGTTGATGTCAATTTTCATGTCGCCATTCGTGGAGATTTAGGCGACCCTGAAAATAGTGTCCGCAAAGACGCCCGAGCAGCCGATCGGAAGGCacaaaatggtgaagaatgcgaaattagccttcgaatgatatttGACATGCTGCAAACTCAGCAGGTTGCGATAGCACAACTCTAAAATCAGAATCGAGCCCCAAGCAGAATCGAACTCGATACATCATAAGAAGTTGCTCATAGGGTCAAGCCCGTGCAGGAGAAATTGAACGATAGTGGATCGGGAACTGATCTTGCCATCATGAAattgctcgaggagctcactaaacggataGAATCGggtgaaaagaaaatcgaggccaatgacaaaaaggtagaaacgTACAACTCATGagttgatcaaataccgggggcacccctGATCCTAAAGTGTTTGGATTTGAAGAAGTTCGAGCAGAAGCCTTTTCCTCAAAGTGCGGCTCTGCAGCTCATTCCTAAGAAGTTTCGTATGTCGGACATCTCCAAGTACAACGGGACCACCGATCCTAGTGAACACATCACTTCGTACACATGCGgaataaagggaaatgacttaaaggatgacgagattgaatctgttttgttgaaaaaatttggataaactttattgaagggggcaatgatatggtaccacaatttgccacCCAATTCCATTAATTCTTTCTCCATGCTCGCTGATTCTTTGGTTAAGGCACACACCGGAGCAATAAAGGTCgtgaccaggaagtcggacctcttcaaagtgagaTAGAAGGGCAATAAAATGCTAAGGGAGTTTGTATCTCGATttcagatggaacggatggacctaccCCCTGTTACCAATGATTGGGCTGTCCAAGACTTTACTCGGGCATTGAACGAGtagagttcgatagcatcacttCAACATTAAGTATCCAGCGCTGACCTaggccgatgtgcataatcggtatcaatcgaagataagagtcgaggatgatcagttgggagctcCATCCGGTTCCGTTTACCCAAACAGGTCTGAAGGCAGGATTCAAAGGGACATCGACAGAGAGCCTCAATCGAATAGAGATCGATACCAACCATATAGTGCAGATCGAAAGAACAACGGACCGGGACGTAATCCCGTTCGAAATGATCGAAGgaatgatcgaggtcaaaattcTCGTAAGGGCTCATGAATAAGAATGGCTTCGATAAACACGTCGAGCCTAAGAGCACCAcagttatcggaatacaacttcagtgtcgatgcttcaggtattgtgtcagccattggaAGAATCaaggatactagatggcccagacccctGCAAACCGATCCAGCTCAAAGGAATCCGAATCAGATATGCAAGTACCATGTAACCCATTGTCACAGAACCGAGGACTGCagacaattaagggaggaggtagctcgtTTATTCAACGAAGGTCATctttgagagttcttgagtgATTGAGCAAAAAAATCACTTTAGAGCCAGGGAtgcaaataggaaaaatgaacaggaggaactGTGGTACGTGATTTATATGATTGGCGGCGGTATCGATATCCCTCGAGGTCCGACATTTAAATGCACTAAAGTCACAATTACAAGGGATAAGCGTACCCGGTACTACTTACCAGAAGATACCTTATCCTTCAACGAtgaggatgcagaagggatcgaactgcctcacaacgacgcactagtaatatctatccttatgaataaaattcaagttaaacgtgtgttggttgatctaggtagctcggcgaaTATTATTCGATCAAGGGTCCTGGAGAAACTCGGCCTTCAGGATCATATCGTGCCTGTAGCTTGAGTGCTCAACGGtttcaacatggcgagtgaaaccACCAAAAGGGAAATCATGTTGCCAGTGAATGTGGCCGGAACTATCCAGGAAACTAAGTTCCACGTGATCAaaggagatatgaggtacaatgcgctgctcggaagaccttggatccataatatgagggcagtaccttcaatgcttcatcaagtcttgaaattcccaacACTGGAAGGAGTCAAAACGGTGTACAGCGAACAACCAGCAACCAAAGAGATATTTGCAATTGATGAAGTAATACCAGTATCGGCA is drawn from Nicotiana tabacum cultivar K326 chromosome 22, ASM71507v2, whole genome shotgun sequence and contains these coding sequences:
- the LOC107829607 gene encoding transcription factor IND-like, whose translation is MDLHDITQSINNIEMTQILPIHNSNYMMTTSPLSLSFMSNSIDEHNTPHLLSMHDETLDIEKRSSMDAMREMVFRMAMMQPIHIDPESVKPPKRKNAKISKDPQSVAARHRREKISERIRILQRLVPGGTKMDTASMLDEAVHYVKFLKKQLKSLEQAAVNRPMVSGFSPKLLAQPVDYLSSFRSCQTPQLMSSNVQMLYKLSEVKE